The proteins below come from a single Micromonas commoda chromosome 8, complete sequence genomic window:
- a CDS encoding predicted protein yields MSKADLVMYLDAASEHCLVNEHAQAAIAKLPTFELNKVYTKVPAKVRGAVILVYSPTMSSTGWMKAGDNTDILNHLNFQTQPNAGKMSLDDAAVAVADQHRRRL; encoded by the coding sequence ATGTCGAAAGCCGACCTCGTCATgtacctcgacgccgcgtccgagcaTTGCCTCGTGAACGAGCACGCccaggcggcgatcgcgaagcTTCCGACTTTTGAGTTGAACAAGGTgtatacgaaggtaccagCGAAGGTTCGCGGCGCAGTCATACTGGTGTATTCGCCGACGATGTCGTCCACCGGGTGGATGAAAGCGGGGGACAATACGGATATCCTCAATCACCTCAACTTCCAGACACAACCGAACGCGGGTAAGATGTCgttggacgacgccgcggtcgcggtcgcggatCAGCATAGGCGACGTTTATAA
- a CDS encoding predicted protein translates to MGLMSKAKFKNVDFYRKIPKDMTEGTIPGSVISMLAALVIGLLLVSEVGSYLTPKFDTRVVIDRSADGEMMRINFNVSFPALSCEFASVDVGDAMGLNRFNLTKTVFKRAIDAKLNPLGPIQWERGHENRKEPEHADDAATAVAIKAVEEHAERKAAMPNSDKHAEAVFELDAKSFEDEKKKAAVLLVNFYAPWCPWSRRLDPVWKASALQIHAKYPKDHANRVVVAEVDCTKHERLCRDQHIQGYPSVRVYTKSHDALHRGYDHDHTSYHGDRTVEAITTFAEELLPAWKATDHKDTELAIRQPVETQTVKKIDGPGCSVTGFVLVKKVPGHLWVTATSKSHSFHAESMNMSHVVHHFYFGQQLTPQRKRYLDRFHSREKDPKGDWHDKLAGGTFTSEEDNVTHEHYLQTVLTTIKPSGSPAPFNVYEYTQHSHSLRSEKELPRAKFHFDPSPVQISVSEERQKFYHFITTLMAIVGGVYSVMGIADGFVHNSIQAWKKKELGKFG, encoded by the coding sequence ATGGGTCTCATGTCCAAGGCCAAGTTCAAGAATGTGGACTTCTACCGCAAGATCCCGAAGGACATGACGGAGGGCACCATCCCGGGCAGCGTGATCTcgatgctcgccgcgctcgtcatcgGCCTGCTGTTGGTGAGCGAGGTGGGCAGCTACCTCACGCCCAAGTTCGACACGCGGGTGGTCATCGATCgcagcgcggacggcgagatGATGCGCATCAACTTCAACGTCTCGTTCCCCGCGCTGTCGTGCGAGttcgcctccgtcgacgtcggcgacgccatggGACTGAACCGATTCAACCTGACCAAGACGGTGTTCaagcgcgcgatcgacgccaaGCTGAACCCGCTCGGGCCCATCCAGTGGGAGCGCGGGCACGAGAACAGGAAGGAGCCCgagcacgccgacgacgccgccaccgccgtcgccatcaaGGCCGTCGAGGAACACGCAGAGCGCAAAGCCGCCATGCCAAACAGCGACAAGCACGCCGAGGCAGTcttcgagctcgacgccaaaTCCTTCGAagacgagaagaagaaggccgcGGTGCTCCTGGTCAACTTCTACGCGCCGTGGTGTCCGTGGTCCAGGCGTCTGGACCCCGTCTGGAAAGCATCCGCGCTCCAGATCCACGCCAAGTACCCCAAAGATCACGCcaaccgcgtcgtcgtcgccgaggttgacTGCACCAAGCACGAACGACTGTGCAGGGATCAGCACATCCAGGGGTACCCGTCCGTGCGAGTGTACACCAAGTCCCACGACGCCCTGCACCGCGGCTACGACCACGACCACACCTCCTACCACGGCGACCGAACCGTCGAGGCAATCACGAccttcgccgaggagctcctgccCGCGTGGAAGGCTACGGATCACAAGGACACCGAGCTGGCGATCCGTCAGCCGGTGGAGACGCAGACGGTGAAGAAGATCGACGGCCCCGGGTGCTCCGTCACCGGCTTCGTCCTGGTCAAGAAGGTTCCCGGCCACCTTTGggtcacggcgacgtccaagTCGCACTCGTTTCACGCGGAGAGCATGAACATGTCGCACGTGGTGCACCACTTTTACTTTGGGCAGCAGCTCACGCCCCAGCGCAAGCGATACCTCGACAGATTCCACTCCAGGGAGAAGGACCCCAAGGGGGACTGGCACGACAAGCTCGCGGGCGGGACGTTTACGAGCGAAGAGGACAACGTGACCCACGAGCATTACCTGCAGACGGTGCTCACGACGATCAAACCCAGCGGAagccccgcgccgttcaACGTGTACGAGTACACGCAACACTCGCACTCGCTCCGGTCGGAGAAGGAGCTCCCGAGGGCGAAGTTTCACTTCGATCCGTCGCCGGTTCAGATCAGCGTCAGCGAGGAGAGGCAGAAGTTTTACCACTTCATCACCACGCTGATggccatcgtcggcggcgtgtaCTCGGTCATGGGCATTGCGGACGGGTTCGTGCACAACTCCATCCAGGCGtggaagaagaaggagctcggCAAGTTCGGCTGA
- a CDS encoding predicted protein — translation MATKRDATEALRANALWASDSPDDWRAALDAYAQRRDALNHEKLTRLDPWFFDRLTVDVRARKPPCMTAEELVNMVDWKMSRGKVRPNLLNYAKAHSEATVKDATRDAIARLRSASRTEDIPKALEPVVKLKGVGPATASAVLACADDSVPFMCDDLIAVALGNLPSSVRYSESSFVELCDVARRKGRKVGLTASEVERAIFSAACLDKKPKAATAGANKRKR, via the coding sequence ATGGCGACGAAGAGGGATGCGACCGAGGCGTTGAGGGCGAACGCGCTCTGGGCGAGCGATTCGCCCGATGActggcgcgccgcgctcgacgcctacgcgcagcgccgcgacgcgctcaacCACGAGAAGCTGACGCGACTCGATCCCTGGTTCTTCGATCGGTTgaccgtcgacgtccgcgcgagAAAGCCGCCGTGCatgaccgcggaggagctcgtgaACATGGTCGACTGGAAGATGTCGCGCGGCAAGGTTCGCCCGAACCTGCTCAACTACGCCAAGGCGCACTCCGAGGCGACGGTCAAGGACGCCACGCGCGATGCCATAGCCCGGCTCAGATCCGCTTCAAGGACGGAGGACATCccgaaggcgctcgagccggTGGTGAAGCTCAAAGGGGTCggaccggcgacggcgtccgcggtgctGGCGTGCGCCGACGATTCCGTGCCGTTCATGTGCGACGACCTCATCGCGGTGGCCTTGGGGAACCTGCCCAGCTCGGTTCGATACAGCGAATCGTCATTCGTCGAGCtgtgcgacgtcgcgaggcggAAGGGACGAAAGGTGGGGCTGACCGCGAGCGAGGTGGAGCGGGCgatcttctcggcggcgtgcctGGACAAGAAgccgaaggcggcgacggcgggcgcgaacaAGAGGAAGCGGTAG
- a CDS encoding predicted protein, translating into MASSWRNIQDEDDDEEEEFRPEVRPTSTITSNPRGGSENPRAPPDPDPNDARPRGGVPTFLPPSSDDRGLTERPPPAPQPPQSDRESIVFLIDASPAMFLPAPASIAASGDNRVATHTTAGGSSRSFVDVAVDCARSVLRSRIVSTPNDRQGVAFFATTNARGTADDAGAGAGGGARENVWVEQRMNVPSARRIQDLADLVGADGNRRLREKIGVEGGEENTDGGGDGNRTRDGVASYYDALLRAHHVAREMLNDHAPGAKVRKRLLLFTNRDAPLAGGTGEDGRELISAWREFRDVHRIDVTLYSLPYTAGGGDGYSDFDPAVFYENLTARDDDDDDEGRGANPDDRNPEPSGRELVPYAGGHELVACSADRIDGLSATFQKKSRKRRRVRTASLRFGSDENDAIAVALFAPAAEAKKPKAVNVHAKDLTELHAETRHIASADGAYVSRENLTRRFVDLGDSAGRAILTPADVADARRACDREGIHLLGFRPRGAIGRWARTSKPARLMVPEEESRQAGSTAAFTALCEAMVAKDRVAIAAYARTDDRFAGVRCVALVPCVEAAEAADDDDDDDDDANDLKIIGLHVVDLPYLDDVRHPELAHATGGVVAGPDAIAAAEAAIEANRVDHYSPLDVPNPSLSRHYRALEIQALDRAWTESDELEAGDVTKPPDAAELEKLGIKEKMIAFKAAVYGTNHDAEALEDAAAGPGVKRSGAGAGKLGSGLGQTLADIDFRALAAANDLERVTVAKLKEFCAANGLAVGGAKAALCERIKDHLLG; encoded by the coding sequence atggcgagctcGTGGCGCAACATccaggacgaggacgacgatgaagAGGAGGAATTCCGACCCGAGGTGCGCCCCACCTCGACAATCACCtcgaacccccgcggcggctcggagAACCCGAGAGCCCCGCCAGATCccgacccgaacgacgcgcgcccccgaggaGGGGTGCCAACCTTCCTCCCTCCATCGtccgacgaccgcgggctGACCGAACGAccccctcccgcgccccaACCTCCGCAGTCGGACCGCGAGTCCATCGTGTTCCTCATCGACGCGTCCCCCGCCATGTTcctcccggcgcccgcgagcatcgccgcgagcggcgacaaccgcgtcgcgacgcacacGACCGCGGGGGGATCGTCCAGATCtttcgtcgacgtcgccgtggactGCGCGCGATCCGTGCTCCGCTCGCGCATCGTGTCCACCCCGAACGACCGCCAGGgcgtcgccttcttcgccacgacgaacgcgcgcggaaccgccgacgacgccggcgcgggcgcgggcgggggcgcgcgcgagaacgTCTGGGTCGAGCAACGCATGAACGTCCCCTCCGCGCGACGCATACAGGATCTTGCCGACCtggtgggcgcggacggaAACCGGCGACTCCGGGAAAagatcggcgtcgagggtggGGAAGAAAAcaccgatggcggcggcgacgggaatcgaacccgcgacggcgtggcaTCGTACtacgacgccctcctccgagCGCACcacgtcgcgagggagatgCTCAACGACCACGCGCCGGGAGCCAAGGTTCGAAAAAGGCTCCTGCTCTTCACcaaccgcgacgcgcccctcgcgggggggacgggggaggacggacgcgagctcaTCAGCGCGTGGCGGGAGTTCCGCGACGTGCACAGGATCGACGTCACGCTGTACTCGCTCCCgtacacagctggcggcggcgacgggtacAGCGACTTTGACCCAGCCGTCTTTTACGAAAAtctcaccgcgcgcgacgacgacgacgacgacgaaggacgaggcgcgaACCCCGACGACAGAAACCCCGAGCCGTcggggcgcgagctcgtgccGTACGCCGGCggccacgagctcgtcgcctgCTCCGCCGATCGCATCGACGGCCTCTCCGCGACGTTTCAAAAAAAATCGCGAaagcgtcgacgcgtgcgcaCCGCTTCGCTTCGATTCGGATCCGACGAaaacgacgccatcgccgtcgcgctcttcgcccccgccgcggaggctaaGAAGCCCAAGGCGGTGAACGTCCACGCCAAGGACCTCACGGAGTTGCACGCGGAGACGAGGCacatcgcgagcgccgacggcgcttACGTGAGCCGAGAAAATCTCACCCGCCGAttcgtcgacctcggcgactcGGCCGGGCGGGCGATACTCAccccggcggacgtcgccgacgccaggcGGGCGTGCGATCGCGAGGGTATCCATCTGCTGGGGTTCCGGCCGCGTGGCGCGATCGGGCGGTGGGCTCGGACGTCCAAGCCGGCGAGGCTGATGGTTCCCGAGGAGGAGTCGCGTCAggcgggttcgacggcggcgtttACCGCGCTTTGCGAGGCGATGGTCGCCAAggaccgcgtcgcgatcgcggcgtacgcgcgaACGGACGATAGGTTCGCGGGCGTTCgatgcgtcgcgctcgtgccctgcgtcgaggcggcggaggcggcggacgacgacgacgacgacgacgacgacgcgaacgattTGAAAATCATCGGTTTGCACGTCGTCGACTTGCCGTATCTGGACGATGTGCGGCATCCGGAGCTGGCGcacgccaccggcggcgtcgtcgcggggccggacgcgatcgccgcggccgaggctgcgATCGAGGCGAACCGCGTCGACCACTACTCCCCGCTCGACGTCCCGAACCCGAGCCTGAGTCGGCACTACCGAGCGCTTGAGATTCAGGCGCTGGATCGCGCGTGGACGGAATCGGACGAGTTGGAGGCTGGTGACGTGACCAAGCCcccggacgcggccgagCTGGAGAAGCTTGGGATCAAGGAGAAGATGATCGCGTTCAAGGCGGCCGTGTACGGGACGAAccacgacgcggaggctctGGAAGACGCCGCGGCTGGTCCGGGCGTGAAGAGGAgcggcgccggagccggCAAGCTCGGCTCCGGGCTCGGGCAGACGCTCGCCGACATCGACTTcagggcgctggcggcggcgaacgatcTCGAGAGGGTGACGGTGGCGAAGCTGAAGGAGTtctgcgccgcgaacgggctcgcggtgggcggcgcgaaggctGCGCTGTGCGAGCGAATCAAGGACCACCTCCTCGGATAG
- a CDS encoding predicted protein: protein MAAVVDFLERCDDPHAALSQMLDELDAKALTTSIVDLRCAEEVIHAVDKHNGTGAFAAPDGQGTAALLDDEDGITIVDAFDMPRYCYDTQRKVFHENAGKVKTINASAESKIELYRERFLLLQQRVARHRMFVKPAFSASGAAAQRTYCELTPLTGLLGHSVGTKYVMGCLSQLEDDRFFLEDLTGQIQVDVSHAATSSGLYTENCIVVAEGEVRKSDGVLEVRALGFPPAESREDTRNATNFLDFVGAGRLRPKDIERMVEEEAASTSDMFVVLSDVWLDRESTFARLRTVFEGFDSLDAIPSMFVLMGDFSSQPFGPTRFGFGDYAKGFDKLAELVREFPRLRQEARWVIVPGPGDPGVSSALPRPPLMPSLTESLREALPRATFASNPARVRYRSQDLVFMREDLQSRMRRNCILPPTEIEDAPAEKAARARARAKALARQARLERNEARAERRAAARAKKLRGGKGGGKGGVVGGGGAGSGDENAEPNGATAEDLFDAVMEEADGGADVDADVDADGDDGEEIVSDDELSEEEEEEDEEASEWENRPLFRHLAATLVQQAHLAPLPIAQLPVYWEHDHALRLYPAPHCVVLGDRTEQQALAKFEDTELVNPGCFADDGSFAVYRPATREVEFSAV from the coding sequence atggcggcggtggtcgaTTTCCTGGAGCGATGCGACGAcccgcacgcggcgctgtcgcagatgctcgacgagctcgacgcgaaaGCCTTGACCACCTCCATCGTCGACCTGCGatgcgcggaggaggtgatcCACGCCGTGGACAAGCACAACGGCACCGGagcgttcgccgcgcccgacggccagggcaccgcggcgctgctcgacgacgaggacggcatcaccatcgtcgacgccttcgacatGCCCCGATACTGCTACGACACCCAGCGTAAGGTCTTCCACGAGAACGCGGGGAAGGTGAAGACCATCAACGCATCCGCCGAGTCGAAGATCGAGCTCTACCGCGAGCGCTTTCTTTTACTCCAGCAGAGGGTCGCGAGGCACCGCATGTTCGTCAAACCCGCGttcagcgcgagcggcgccgcggcgcagcgcaCCTACTGCGAGCTCACGCCCCTCACCGGCCTACTCGGGCACAGCGTCGGGACCAAGTACGTCATGGGTTGCCTCTCGCAGCTCGAGGATGACAGATTCTTTCTCGAGGACCTCACCGGGCAGATCCAGGTGGACGTATCGCACGCCGCCACGTCTTCCGGGCTGTACACCGAGAActgcatcgtcgtcgcggaagGCGAGGTGCGCAAGTCCGACGGCGTgctcgaggtccgcgccctGGGCTTTCCCCCCGCGGAGTCGAGGGAGGACACTCGCAACGCCACCAACTTTTTGGACTTTGTCGGCGCAGGCCGCCTCCGACCCAAGGATATCGAACGCatggtcgaggaggaggcggcgagcaccaGCGACATGTTCGTCGTCCTGAGCGACGTGTGGCTCGATCGCGAGTCCACGTTCGCGAGGCTGAGGACCGTCTTTGAGGGTTTCGactcgctcgacgccataCCGTCGATGTTCGTGCTCATGGGAGACTTTTCATCCCAGCCGTTTGGACCGACGCGTTTCGGCTTTGGCGACTACGCCAAGGGCTTCGacaagctcgccgagctcgtgcggGAGTTTCCGCGGCTCAGGCAGGAGGCGAGGTGGGTGATCGTTCCGGGTCCCGGCGATCCGGGCGTCTCATCCGCGcttccccgcccgccgctcaTGCCGAGCCTCACCGAGTCCCTTCGAGAGGCgctgccgcgcgcgacgttcgcgtcgaaccccgcgcgcgtcaggtATCGATCCCAGGACCTCGTGTTCATGCGCGAGGACCTCCAGTCGCGCATGCGCCGCAACTGCATCCTGCCCCCGACGGAGATtgaggacgcgcccgcggagaaggcggcgagggcgagggcgcgagcgaaGGCTCTGGCGCGACAAGCGCGGCTGGAGCGAaacgaggctcgcgcggagcgaagggccgccgcgcgagccaaGAAACTTCGCGGCGGGAAGGGAGGCGGGAAGGGAGGCGTggtgggaggcggcggcgcggggagcggcgATGAAAACGCGGAGCCCAACGGCGCCACGGCGGAGGACCTCTTCGACGCGGTCATGGAGGAGGCCGACGGGGgcgctgacgtggacgctgacgtggacgctgacggggacgacggcgaagagatcgtctcggacgacgagctctccgaggaggaggaggaggaggacgaggaggcgtcgGAGTGGGAGAACCGCCCGCTGTTtcgccacctcgccgcgactcTCGTGCAGCAGGCGCATCTCGCGCCCCTGCCAATCGCGCAGCTTCCGGTGTACTGGGAACACGAccacgcgctccgcctctATCCCGCGCCGCACTGCGTCGTGCTCGGGGACAGGACCGAGCAGCAGGCGCTGGCGAAGTTCGAGGACACCGAGCTGGTCAACCCGGGCTGtttcgccgacgacggatcgTTCGCGGTGTAtcggccggcgacgagggaggtTGAGTTTTCCGCGGtttga
- a CDS encoding predicted protein: MRRAVCAARAKESGSREFELGWRAAWSSGQAVQTTSAFRPFVWDVATQWAMAPKQRSKVYASAPAAGRPVFDEPERIPGIPMKAPVPKFPKKAPSSARRAPTAEERRKTAEDAEKRARAELDAEVAARLAEADAMKVALADAARSIRAVLAKGLAPREPGQAKPGGRIIRESSKENRGANVVGTEETPEERNAPLLAKFRRAQADRAEQDKVIAAMRGLLRRAGATPEMIDRAVDRELFPGVENPSDESVVAPGSSRELLMREVRRLRAREKAASGVVTAKTGGPRAPGGGGSFEARSRLAAVAAALEDVANGRAPAASRPSEHPGTLGTIGTVGTLGTVGTVTAPPPIALASPRMPPPPPIAIPPPSPSPSVLSDIDGAAAMDALERRLGRQLEHQARMIEATTRQLEAQHREDTARLEREAKARAEEVKRARRESEQLVAETAERVVDVARRSLPQTPVPTPRGRDIGAREEPGGDGGARGDKASDKAADKAATKMNERMAEVIDDLVDELRLGAETAAERDESRKQEHALVAKRLEEVTKSHSMNLKAAKADIARVTKDEIAKLDKVNEERARDLAATVLASEQVLSIRVEEGVERNASEVKAAVEAARAKEEAARAKDIADVAEKIDEAASAATARAASLERELAAALERLELELVGARGETAKIRREFEETAHTRAETRVAAAEASAAVREVAKLQKRLLAAQVDARLGWRETQRLHAARMENMAAKLVEYTSRERRLSDELHERGVQLELERREHARLRGMHAEMWKETSVARRGRYEAELAASTAAEAAAAARDAAVREISKSRDVALAEMARLRAHYESIAAANPKAQGKAEAATVVEALNAELAEALRQRRSVEGDLQDALRRLRLHAADLVASRREILSLREALERSGAAGDGDGGDAAAADASRQSRPVEPVRSGEPLTPREFDAPPVMFQTPPAVYPTSRGSIAIVDEDEASETGETSEGSPEMRAMLKASAEARERLEALTRLRFDEVPLSPK; the protein is encoded by the coding sequence atgCGCCGAGCGgtgtgcgccgcgcgagcgaaaGAGTCGGGATCTCGCGAGTTTGAACTgggttggcgcgcggcgtggtccAGCGGTCAGGCGGTCCAAACGACATCGGCGTTTCGACCGTTTGTAtgggacgtcgcgacgcagtGGGCAATGGCGCCGAAGCAGCGGTCGAAGGTGTACGCGTcggcccccgccgcgggccggCCGGTGTTCGATGAACCCGAGCGCATCCCGGGAATCCCGATGAAGGCCCCGGTGCCCAAGTTCCCGAAGaaggcgccgtcgtcggcgcggcgagcgcccacggcggaggagaggagAAAAACagcggaggatgccgagaagcgcgcgagggcggagctcgacgcggaggtggccgcgaggctcgccgaggcggacgcgatgaaagtcgcgctcgccgatgcCGCACGGAgcatccgcgccgtcctcgccaagggcctcgcgccgcgcgaacccggcCAGGCCAAGCCCGGGGGACGCATCATCCGCGAGTCGTCCAAGGAGAACCGCGGGGCGAACGTCGTGGGGACGGAGGAGACGCCGGAGGAGAGGAACGCGCCCCTCCTCGCCAAGTTCCGACGCGCGCAGGCCGACAGGGCGGAGCAGGACaaggtcatcgccgcgatgcgcggGCTCCtgagacgcgcgggagccACCCCCGAGATGatcgaccgcgccgtcgaccgcgAGCTCTTCCCGGGCGTCGAGAACCCATCCGACGAATcagtcgtcgcgccgggatcgtcgcgcgagctGCTGATGCGCGAGGTTCGACGCCTTCGAGCTCGCGAGAAGGCTGCGTCGGGGGTGGTGACGGCCAAGACGGGCGGGCCGAGGGctccgggcggcggcggaagcttcgaggcgcgatcgcgtctcgccgcggtggccgcagcgctcgaggacgtcgccaacgGCCGAGCGCCCGCGGCTTCGCGACCGTCCGAGCATCCGGGAACCCTCGGCACCATCGgcaccgtcggcaccctcggcaccgtcggcaccgtcaccgcgccgcccccgatcgcgctcgcgtccccgcggatgccgccgccgccgcccatcgcgatacccccgccgtcgccgtcgccgtccgtcCTATCCGACAtcgacggagccgccgcgatggacgcgttgGAGCGACGACTGGGCCGGCAGCTCGAGCACCAGGCTCGGATGatcgaggcgacgacgcgccagctcgaggcgcagcaCAGGGAGGACACGGCGCGGCTGGAGCGGGAGGCCAAGGCTCGAGCCGAGGAGGTGAAACGAGCGAGGCGCGAGAGCGAGCAGCTcgtggcggagacggcggagagggtggtggacgtggcgcggcggtcgctgCCGCAGACCCCGGTGCCCaccccgcgggggcgggatatcggcgcgagggaggagcccggcggcgacggcggcgcccgcggcgataaAGCGTCGGACAAAGCGGCGGACAAAGCGGCGACGAAGATGAACGAACGCATGGCGGAGGTCATCGACGATCTCGTCGACGAGTTGCGTCTgggcgcggagacggcggcggaacgcGACGAGTCACGAAAGCAGGaacacgcgctcgtcgccaagAGGCTCGAGGAGGTGACGAAATCGCACAGCATGAACCTCAAAGCCGCCAAAGCCGACATCGCTCGAGTCACCAAGGACGAAATCGCCAAACTGGACAAGGTCAacgaggaacgcgcgagggacctagccgcgacggtgctcgCCTCCGAGCAGGTGCTCTccatccgcgtcgaggagggcgtcgagaggaacgcgtcggaggtcaaggcggcggtggaggcggcgagggcgaaggaggaggcggcgagggcgaaggacatcgccgacgtcgcggagaaaatcgacgaggcggcgtccgccgccaccgcgcgcgccgcgtcgctcgaacgcgagctcgccgccgcgctggagcgcttggagctcgagctcgttggCGCCAGGGGAGAGACGGCGAAGATCAGGCGGGAGTTTGAAGAGACCGCGCACACCCGCGCGGAGAcgcgagtcgccgccgccgaggcttccgcggcggtgcgcgaggTGGCTAAACTTCAGAAgcggctgctcgcggcgcaggtggACGCGCGGCTGGGATGGCGGGAGACGCAGAGACTGCACGCGGCTCGCATGGAGAACATGGCGGCCAAGCTGGTGGAGTACACGTCGCGGGAGCGAAGGCTTTCCGATGAGCttcacgagcgcggggttcagctcgagctcgagcggcgggaaCACGCTCGGCTGCGGGGGATGCACGCGGAGATGTGGAAGGAGACTTccgtcgctcggcgcgggcggtacgaggcggagctcgcggcgtccaccgcagcggaggctgcggcggcggcgcgggacgccgccgttcgaGAGATTTCAAAATCCAGGGacgtggcgctcgccgagatgGCCAGGCTCAGGGCGCACTAcgagtccatcgcggcggcgaacccgaAGGCGCAGGGgaaggccgaggccgccaccgtcgtcgaggccctCAACGCAGAGCTCGCAGAGGCTCTGAGGCAGCGGCGCagcgtcgagggcgacctGCAGGACGCTCTGCGGCGGTTGAGGCTTCACGCCGCGGATCTCGTGGCGAGCAGGCGGGAGATTTTGTCACTGCgggaggcgctggagcgatcgggcgccgcgggcgacggcgacggcggcgacgcggcggcggcggacgcgagtcGCCAGTCGCGTCCGGTCGAGCCCGTCCGATCGGGCGAGCCGCTCACGCCTCGGGAGTTtgacgcgccgccggtgatgtTTCAaacgccgccagctgtgtacCCGACGAGTCGCGGCTCGATCGCgatcgtggacgaggacgaggcgagcgagACGGGCGAGACGAGCGAGGGTTCGCcggagatgcgcgcgatgctcaaggcgtccgcggaggcgagggaacggctcgaggcgctgaCGAGGCTGAGGTTCGACGAGGTTCCCCTGTCGCCCAAGTAG
- a CDS encoding predicted protein, with product MEIERREDADADDGDGEPLVATVDATEGIPTRRARDLARRLWYLGWFGLPLAWVYCAWMFWPHIAPDPPDASDVGLTAGVGDDDADDDGGGGGGAYPSERTRRDPVVAKYAELSMRGAKIAGSVVVAWAATFLLGGERVVGETLWNRWSITALPPLA from the coding sequence ATGGAgatcgagcgtcgcgaggacgccgacgccgacgacggcgacggcgaacctctcgtcgccaccgtcgacgcgacggagggcatcccgacgcgacgcgcgcgcgacctcgCGCGCAGGCTCTGGTACCTCGGATGGTTCGGGCTTCCGCTGGCGTGGGTGTACTGCGCGTGGATGTTCTGGCCGCACAtcgcgccggatccgcccgacgcgtccgacgtggggctcaccgcgggcgtcggggacgacgacgccgacgacgacggcggcggcggggggggcgcgTACCCGAGCgaacggacgcggcgggatccGGTGGTGGCCAAGTACGCGGAGTTGTCGATGCGAGGGGCCAAGATCGCCGGGTCGGTGGTGgtggcgtgggcggcgacgttcctGTTGGGGGGCGAGCGGGTGGTGGGGGAGACGCTGTGGAACAGGTGGAGCATCACGGCGCTGCCGCCGTTGGCgtag
- a CDS encoding predicted protein produces the protein MQASIPPSMHDALRAHFGVSLELCASPLNARYRRFCSAYLDVDEVFGSFGDCLKFEPDAGSFEVNPPFDPVFMGAVCGHMERLLANASGAMSFAVIVP, from the coding sequence ATGCAGGCGTCCATCCCACCGTCGATGcacgacgccctccgcgcgcactTCGGCGTGAGTCTCGAgctgtgcgcgtcgccgctcaaCGCTCGGTATCGACGATTCTGTTCCGCGTatctcgacgtcgacgaggtttTCGGATCGTTCGGCGATTGCCTCAAGTTTGAACCCGACGCGGGTTCGTTCGAGGTTAACCCGCCGTTCGACCCGGTGTTCATGGGCGCCGTCTGCGGGCACATGGAGCGTCTGctggcgaacgcgtccgGGGCGATGTCGTTCGCGGTGATTGTCCCG